A part of Rhinolophus ferrumequinum isolate MPI-CBG mRhiFer1 chromosome 11, mRhiFer1_v1.p, whole genome shotgun sequence genomic DNA contains:
- the OVOL1 gene encoding putative transcription factor Ovo-like 1 isoform X2 gives MSLRDSSYSVASGPCVVAQLPSEDMGHLTDPQSRDHSFLRPKIKVTLGDSPSGDLFTCHICQKAFTYQRMLNRHMKCHNDVKRHLCTYCGKGFNDTFDLKRHVRTHTGVRPYKCSLCDKAFTQRCSLESHLKKIHGVQQKYAYKERRAKLYVCEECGCTSESQEGHVLHLKEHHPDSPLLRKTSKKVAVALQNTVTSLLQGNHHL, from the exons ATGAGCCTTCGGGACTCCAGCTATAGTGTGGCCTCCGGGCCCTGCGTGGTGGCCCAGCTGCCCTCTGAAGACATGGGCCACTTGACAGACCCTCAGAGCAGAGACCACAGCTTCCTGCGCCCCAAGATTAAG GTGACCCTGGGGGACAGTCCCAGTGGAGACCTCTTTACCTGCCACATCTGCCAGAAGGCCTTCACCTACCAGCGCATGCTGAATCGTCACATGAAGTGTCACAACGACGTCAAGAGACACCTCTGCACCTACTGTGGGAAGGGTTTCAATGACACCTTcgacctgaagagacatgtcCGCACCCACACTG GCGTGCGGCCCTACAAATGCAGCCTGTGTGACAAGGCCTTCACGCAGCGCTGCTCTCTCGAGTCTCATCTCAAGAAGATACACGGCGTGCAGCAGAAGTATGCGTACAAGGAGCGGCGGGCCAAGCTGTACGTGTGCGAGGAGTGTGGCTGCACGTCCGAGAGCCAGGAGGGCCACGTCTTGCACCTGAAGGAACATCACCCCGACAGCCCGCTGCTGCGCAAGACCTCCAAGAAGGTGGCCGTGGCCCTGCAGAACACCGTCACCTCCCTGCTGCAGGGCAACCACCACCTCTGA
- the OVOL1 gene encoding putative transcription factor Ovo-like 1 isoform X1, which yields MPRAFLVKKPCVSTCKRNWSELPDEERGEIYVPVSLGFYPPQRYLEPEPSVAEPPSCPLALDMSLRDSSYSVASGPCVVAQLPSEDMGHLTDPQSRDHSFLRPKIKVTLGDSPSGDLFTCHICQKAFTYQRMLNRHMKCHNDVKRHLCTYCGKGFNDTFDLKRHVRTHTGVRPYKCSLCDKAFTQRCSLESHLKKIHGVQQKYAYKERRAKLYVCEECGCTSESQEGHVLHLKEHHPDSPLLRKTSKKVAVALQNTVTSLLQGNHHL from the exons ATGCCCCGCGCATTTCTGGTGAAGAAGCCGTGCGTCTCCACGTGCAAGAGAAACTGGAGCGAGCTCCCCGACGAGGAGCGCGGCGAGATCTACGTGCCAG TCAGCCTGGGCTTCTACCCACCACAGCGCTACCTGGAGCCAGAGCCGTCGGTGGCTGAACCCCCTTCTTGCCCCCTGGCTTTGGACATGAGCCTTCGGGACTCCAGCTATAGTGTGGCCTCCGGGCCCTGCGTGGTGGCCCAGCTGCCCTCTGAAGACATGGGCCACTTGACAGACCCTCAGAGCAGAGACCACAGCTTCCTGCGCCCCAAGATTAAG GTGACCCTGGGGGACAGTCCCAGTGGAGACCTCTTTACCTGCCACATCTGCCAGAAGGCCTTCACCTACCAGCGCATGCTGAATCGTCACATGAAGTGTCACAACGACGTCAAGAGACACCTCTGCACCTACTGTGGGAAGGGTTTCAATGACACCTTcgacctgaagagacatgtcCGCACCCACACTG GCGTGCGGCCCTACAAATGCAGCCTGTGTGACAAGGCCTTCACGCAGCGCTGCTCTCTCGAGTCTCATCTCAAGAAGATACACGGCGTGCAGCAGAAGTATGCGTACAAGGAGCGGCGGGCCAAGCTGTACGTGTGCGAGGAGTGTGGCTGCACGTCCGAGAGCCAGGAGGGCCACGTCTTGCACCTGAAGGAACATCACCCCGACAGCCCGCTGCTGCGCAAGACCTCCAAGAAGGTGGCCGTGGCCCTGCAGAACACCGTCACCTCCCTGCTGCAGGGCAACCACCACCTCTGA